In Streptomyces sp. NBC_00414, a single window of DNA contains:
- a CDS encoding carboxymuconolactone decarboxylase family protein — MNVDIPEGKNPIEYVWGDMVPGIGPAAANFSLAVYAHTTLGLREFEAARLRIAQINGCLFCLDWRTERDGLKVEEEFADAVARWRTTDAFDERTRLAAEYAERYTLDHHGLDDEFWERMTAHYGQAEIVELTMSLGSWLAFGRLNRVLGLDAMCVLPGH, encoded by the coding sequence ATGAACGTCGACATCCCCGAGGGCAAGAACCCGATCGAGTACGTGTGGGGCGACATGGTCCCCGGCATCGGGCCCGCCGCCGCGAACTTCTCACTGGCCGTCTACGCCCATACGACCCTGGGGCTCCGTGAGTTCGAGGCCGCGCGGCTTCGGATCGCGCAGATCAACGGCTGCCTGTTCTGCCTCGACTGGCGGACCGAGCGGGACGGCCTCAAGGTCGAGGAGGAGTTCGCCGACGCGGTGGCCCGGTGGCGCACGACCGACGCCTTCGACGAGCGCACCCGCCTGGCCGCCGAGTACGCGGAGCGGTACACCCTGGACCATCACGGCCTCGACGACGAGTTCTGGGAGCGGATGACCGCGCACTACGGCCAGGCCGAGATCGTGGAGCTGACCATGAGCCTCGGTTCCTGGCTGGCGTTCGGGCGGCTCAACCGCGTTCTGGGGCTCGACGCCATGTGCGTACTGCCGGGGCACTGA
- a CDS encoding PucR family transcriptional regulator: protein MHQAVRSRAELGHGPPSAAPARAPKVRSLIDADALRVLHRSARVLLNNLPELTDRLVAALREREPAYRSTLESDPVGTWQEVHRSLRHSVSSLLDPRGARDAALRCSAKIGASRAEQGLPLDALLHAFRLGGSLIWQTLVEETSRAAPEDVRLLVHVAADVWNFVDEHCTLVADVYRKVERQHAWRQEHRVRLLTAALLDGTSRIADVAETAEALDLPEQGRYAVIAVAGGRQAGRTSVPGAVVPAGARVHWHTGVEVDHCIVLIDDGDGAGDLSEPTVGLTAPAGTRAGVGPVVAGLAAVGDARRLADMALSMCAADGGTVRLAEQLPAALVMSCPELGGALAEKVLGPLLRLEPSDRDILLDTLAAWLDCDGSAQRASVRLYCHRNTVLNRLKRCEQLTGRSLARPADMVEFSLALTARRLLRD, encoded by the coding sequence ATGCATCAAGCCGTACGGTCCCGAGCCGAGCTCGGCCACGGACCGCCGTCCGCCGCGCCGGCGCGTGCCCCGAAGGTCCGTTCGCTGATCGACGCCGACGCTCTTCGGGTGCTGCACCGGTCGGCCCGGGTGCTCCTGAACAACCTTCCGGAGCTGACCGACCGGCTCGTCGCGGCGCTGCGGGAACGGGAACCCGCCTACCGCAGCACCCTGGAGAGCGACCCCGTCGGCACCTGGCAGGAGGTGCACCGGTCGCTGCGGCACAGTGTCAGTTCGCTGCTCGACCCGCGCGGCGCCCGGGACGCCGCACTGCGCTGCTCGGCGAAGATCGGTGCCTCGCGCGCCGAACAGGGGCTGCCGCTGGACGCGTTGCTGCACGCCTTCCGGCTCGGCGGATCCCTGATCTGGCAGACGCTGGTCGAGGAGACCTCACGGGCCGCCCCCGAGGACGTCCGCCTGCTCGTTCATGTGGCGGCCGACGTGTGGAACTTCGTCGACGAGCACTGCACCCTCGTGGCGGACGTCTACCGCAAGGTGGAACGGCAGCACGCCTGGCGCCAGGAGCACCGGGTACGGCTGCTGACCGCGGCCCTGCTCGACGGTACGAGCCGTATCGCCGACGTCGCCGAGACGGCCGAGGCGCTGGACCTGCCGGAACAGGGCCGGTACGCCGTGATCGCCGTCGCGGGCGGACGGCAGGCGGGCCGCACCTCCGTTCCCGGCGCCGTCGTGCCGGCCGGTGCGCGCGTGCACTGGCACACGGGAGTCGAGGTCGACCACTGCATCGTCCTGATCGACGACGGCGACGGTGCCGGCGACCTGTCCGAGCCGACGGTGGGCCTGACCGCCCCCGCGGGCACGAGGGCCGGTGTCGGGCCCGTCGTGGCGGGGCTGGCCGCGGTGGGCGACGCCCGCAGGCTGGCGGACATGGCCCTGAGCATGTGCGCGGCCGACGGAGGCACCGTACGGCTGGCCGAGCAGTTGCCCGCGGCCCTCGTGATGTCGTGCCCGGAGCTGGGCGGCGCGCTGGCCGAGAAGGTGCTCGGGCCGCTACTGCGTCTGGAGCCGTCCGACCGCGACATCCTGCTGGACACGCTGGCTGCGTGGCTGGACTGCGACGGCTCGGCGCAGCGGGCGAGTGTCCGCCTGTACTGCCATCGCAACACCGTCCTCAACCGGCTGAAGCGGTGCGAGCAGCTGACCGGGCGTTCGCTCGCCCGCCCCGCCGACATGGTGGAGTTCAGCCTCGCGCTGACCGCCCGGCGTCTTCTGCGCGACTGA
- a CDS encoding cold-shock protein — translation MASGTVKWFNSEKGFGFIEQDGGGPDVFAHYSNIATQGFRELQEGQKVTFDVTQGQKGPQAENITPA, via the coding sequence ATGGCTAGTGGAACCGTGAAGTGGTTCAACTCTGAAAAGGGCTTCGGCTTTATCGAGCAGGACGGTGGCGGCCCCGACGTCTTCGCCCACTACTCGAACATCGCCACCCAGGGCTTCCGCGAGCTCCAGGAGGGCCAGAAGGTGACCTTCGACGTCACGCAGGGCCAGAAGGGCCCGCAGGCGGAGAACATCACTCCTGCCTGA
- a CDS encoding GMC oxidoreductase gives MNDDSPRGTRLRGVSRRRFITGTGSLLGSAALAGQVLPAHAATATAAAVIEPGAHVPALVIGTGYGGSVAALRLAQAGVDVHMIEMGMAWDTPGSDGKIFANTTSPDYRSYWLRTRTKQPLSNFLGFPIDKDVPRYTGILDAEEMGGIIVYQGRGVGGGSLVNGGMAVTPKRENFAAVLPSVDAAQMYSVYYPRANAGLGVGTVDPTWFETADCYQYARVGRKHAERSGFPFVFVPDVYDWDYMEQEAAGTVPKSALAGEILYGNNYGKKSLQKTYLARAKATGRVSISALHKVTSVSPATGGGFRVVIDQLNTTGGTTATKTVTADRVFFAAGSVGTSKLLVRLKATGALPGLNSEVGKGWGDNGNVMCGRANHLWDPTGSVQSSIPCSGIDNWAAGGAFAEVAPLPTGIETYASFYLSITKNPNRAQFSWNAGTGNVDLNWQTAWKQPSIDMAKTIFDKINAKEGTIYRTDLFGTYKIWGDHLTYHPLGGAVLNKATDNYGRLHGHPGLYVIDGALVPGNTSVNPFVTITALAERNIEAIIAADL, from the coding sequence ATGAACGATGATTCCCCACGTGGGACGCGACTGAGAGGCGTGTCCCGGCGAAGATTCATCACTGGAACTGGTTCTCTTCTCGGGTCGGCCGCGCTCGCCGGACAGGTACTCCCGGCGCACGCCGCCACCGCCACGGCGGCCGCGGTCATCGAACCGGGGGCGCACGTGCCCGCCCTAGTGATCGGCACCGGATACGGCGGGTCCGTGGCCGCCCTGCGCCTGGCCCAGGCGGGCGTCGACGTCCACATGATCGAGATGGGCATGGCCTGGGACACCCCCGGGTCGGACGGCAAGATCTTCGCCAACACGACGAGCCCCGACTACCGGTCCTACTGGCTGCGCACCAGGACGAAGCAGCCCCTCAGCAACTTCCTCGGCTTCCCCATCGACAAGGACGTCCCCCGCTACACCGGCATCCTGGACGCCGAGGAGATGGGCGGCATCATCGTCTACCAGGGCCGCGGTGTCGGCGGCGGCTCGCTGGTCAACGGAGGCATGGCGGTCACTCCGAAGCGGGAGAACTTCGCCGCCGTCCTGCCGTCGGTCGACGCCGCCCAGATGTACTCCGTCTACTACCCGCGCGCCAACGCGGGTCTCGGGGTCGGCACGGTCGACCCGACCTGGTTCGAGACCGCCGACTGCTACCAGTACGCGCGGGTCGGCCGTAAGCACGCGGAGCGTTCGGGCTTCCCGTTCGTCTTCGTGCCCGACGTGTACGACTGGGACTACATGGAGCAGGAGGCCGCCGGGACCGTACCGAAGTCCGCGCTCGCGGGCGAGATCCTCTATGGCAACAACTACGGCAAGAAATCCCTGCAGAAGACCTATCTCGCCAGGGCGAAAGCGACCGGACGGGTCTCCATCTCAGCACTCCACAAGGTCACTTCGGTCTCTCCGGCCACCGGCGGCGGCTTCAGGGTCGTCATCGACCAGCTCAACACGACCGGCGGCACCACGGCCACCAAGACCGTCACCGCGGACCGGGTGTTCTTCGCGGCGGGCAGCGTCGGCACCAGCAAGCTCCTGGTCAGACTCAAGGCCACCGGCGCACTGCCCGGCCTCAACAGCGAGGTGGGCAAGGGCTGGGGCGACAACGGCAACGTGATGTGCGGCCGCGCCAACCACCTGTGGGACCCCACCGGCTCCGTGCAGTCGTCCATCCCGTGCTCCGGCATCGACAACTGGGCCGCGGGTGGCGCCTTCGCCGAGGTGGCCCCACTGCCCACCGGCATCGAGACCTATGCCTCGTTCTATCTGTCGATCACCAAGAACCCCAACCGCGCCCAGTTCTCGTGGAACGCGGGGACGGGCAACGTCGACCTGAACTGGCAGACCGCCTGGAAACAGCCGTCCATCGACATGGCCAAGACGATCTTCGACAAGATCAACGCCAAGGAGGGCACGATCTACCGGACCGATCTGTTCGGCACCTACAAGATCTGGGGTGACCACCTCACGTACCACCCCCTCGGCGGTGCGGTGCTCAACAAGGCGACGGACAACTACGGCCGCCTGCACGGACATCCGGGTCTGTACGTCATCGACGGCGCACTCGTCCCGGGCAACACCAGCGTCAACCCGTTCGTCACCATCACGGCGCTCGCCGAACGGAACATCGAGGCGATCATCGCCGCGGACCTCTAG
- a CDS encoding NAD(P)H-dependent amine dehydrogenase family protein, with amino-acid sequence MIPTVVWGTGNVGRAAIRAVEAHPALDLTAVLVHSPDKVGRDAGELGGLGRGLGVTATDDIDAVLAAGPRAVVYAASGDIRPDEALADIGRAIRGGAVVVTPSLYPLYDQRNAPPEFREPVLAAVADGGGSLFASGVDPGWGNDVLPLLMSGLGTVVDGIRCQEIFDYSTYEQEESVRYLVGMGQPMDYEPLMLAPSIPTMVWGGQIRLMARALGVELDEIRETVRRRPLDATVGTRTMGEFEAGTQGAVRFEVQGIVEGEPRIVIEHVTRIHPSCAPDWPVPPNGDGAHRVIIEGRPRIEITVEATDEGENRSAGGNATAVGRLVGAVEWLVAAEPGLYDALDVPLRPAVGRLGRK; translated from the coding sequence ATGATTCCCACGGTGGTCTGGGGTACCGGCAACGTCGGCCGCGCCGCGATCCGTGCGGTCGAGGCGCACCCGGCGCTCGACCTCACGGCCGTGCTCGTCCACAGCCCCGACAAGGTAGGGCGCGACGCGGGCGAGCTCGGTGGTCTCGGCCGGGGCCTCGGCGTCACGGCGACCGACGACATCGACGCCGTACTGGCCGCCGGCCCCCGGGCCGTCGTGTACGCGGCGTCGGGCGACATCCGGCCCGACGAGGCGCTGGCCGACATCGGCAGGGCGATCCGCGGCGGCGCCGTGGTCGTCACTCCGTCGCTGTATCCGCTCTACGACCAGCGCAACGCGCCGCCCGAGTTCCGGGAGCCGGTGCTCGCCGCCGTCGCGGACGGCGGCGGGTCGCTGTTCGCCTCCGGCGTCGACCCCGGCTGGGGCAACGACGTGCTGCCCCTGCTGATGAGCGGCCTCGGCACGGTCGTCGACGGCATCCGCTGCCAGGAGATCTTCGACTACTCCACGTACGAGCAGGAGGAGTCGGTGCGGTATCTGGTCGGGATGGGGCAGCCGATGGACTACGAGCCGCTGATGCTCGCGCCGTCGATCCCGACCATGGTGTGGGGCGGGCAGATACGTCTGATGGCCAGGGCGCTGGGCGTCGAGCTCGACGAGATCCGCGAGACCGTGCGGCGCCGCCCGCTCGACGCCACCGTGGGCACCCGGACGATGGGCGAGTTCGAGGCCGGCACCCAGGGCGCGGTGCGCTTCGAGGTGCAGGGCATCGTCGAGGGTGAGCCCCGTATCGTCATCGAGCACGTCACCCGGATCCATCCGTCCTGCGCGCCGGACTGGCCCGTTCCGCCCAACGGCGACGGGGCCCATCGCGTGATCATCGAGGGCCGGCCGCGCATCGAGATCACCGTCGAGGCGACCGACGAGGGCGAGAACAGGTCCGCGGGCGGGAACGCCACGGCGGTCGGCCGGCTCGTCGGCGCCGTCGAATGGCTCGTGGCCGCGGAGCCCGGTCTGTACGACGCGCTCGACGTCCCGCTGCGGCCGGCGGTCGGAAGGCTCGGCAGGAAGTGA